The following are from one region of the Penaeus chinensis breed Huanghai No. 1 chromosome 32, ASM1920278v2, whole genome shotgun sequence genome:
- the LOC125042337 gene encoding venom metalloproteinase antarease-like TtrivMP_A yields MPCLGLLSRVDNLVGKISRNSNDFCLLDAYTPCLVYGILIEKLGNQLCLLKCVPCPYKKVGNPVGDIRIWITMKTACILISVLAAFGHASVLRSSSVEGAPATVRVSGSRSSLEPLKLTVKAFNEEHKLRLHRAPSPLAAEFKLQTTTRDSQGRVVIEDAPHDSVIPDLYHDPDTGAVVSVDGTQVEGLITPTLAIKANADGTHQAQRQYEAEAGAYNDYLEIPAEVRQYQAQAKSSQNSRGALSATAELYVIVDSTLAQQLGSNTKVKQYLSVFWNGVNKRFATMSDPKVNLILSGALIVRDSADETYINDNVLLENYIHGENTLSSVSDWLFQKKASLPAYDVAYLMTGKDMADVESGMIKEGLAGIAWKGAACIVASGNKRSFNTGMGEDMGAYYVGVMTAAHEVAHNLGSPHDGKDGAEACSWDDGYIMSYVPGKSNKLFFSSCSQKLMKDYMSSDDGSCLQTTQIGEKIPLSSQLPGEIVSMDEQCQKQTGKSEAYASKSVSEDSLCVQLVCQWQVKDGYSIWTYTQSTGRPAAEGSACRSGGVCTNGSCQ; encoded by the exons ATGCCATGTTTAGGCCTCCTCAGCCGCGTAGATAATTTGGTAGGAAAGATTAGTCGTAACAGCAACGATTTCTGCTTGCTTGATGCCTACACCCCGTGCCTGGTGTACGG TATTCTAATAGAAAAACTGGGGAATCAACTGTGTTTACTCAAGTGTGTCCCTTGTCCATATAAAAAGGTCGGGAATCCTGTTGGCGACATTCGCATCTGGATCACCATGAAGACTGCATGCATCCTGATCTCGGTCTTGGCTGCCTTTGGCCATGCCTCAGTGCTTCGAAGCTCCTCAGTGGAGGGAGCGCCAGCCACTGTCCGTGTAAGCGGAAGCCGATCTTCTCTCGAGCCTCTAAAGCTCACTGTAAAGGCCTTTAACGAGGAGCATAAGCTTCGTCTACATCGTGCCCCCTCGCCCCTAGCTGCGGAATTCAAGCTGCAGACAACCACACGCGACAGTCAAGGACGAGTGGTGATTGAAGACGCACCACATGACTCGGTGATTCCCGATCTGTACCACGACCCCGATACCGGCGCCGTGGTGTCCGTTGACGGTACCCAGGTGGAAGGACTCATAACGCCAACACTTGCCATCAAGGCAAACGCTGACGGAACTCACCAGGCACAGCGACAGTACGAAGCTGAAGCCGGCGCTTACAACGACTACCTGGAAATTCCCGCCGAAGTCCGTCAGTATCAAGCACAAGCTAAGAGCTCTCAAAATAGCCGAGGTGCCCTTAGTGCCACAGCTGAACTCTACGTAATAGTTGACAGCACCCTCGCTCAACAATTGGGCTCCAACACTAAGGTAAAACAGTACTTGTCCGTTTTCTGGAATGGAGTCAACAAGAGGTTTGCTACCATGAGTGACCCAAAGGTCAATCTGATTCTGTCTGGAGCTCTCATTGTCCGTGACTCAGCCGACGAGACTTACATAAATGATAATGTCCTTCTGGAAAACTACATCCATGGAGAAAATACCCTTAGCTCAGTCAGCGATTGGCTGTTCCAGAAGAAAGCTTCACTGCCTGCTTATGATGTGGCCTATCTAATGACGGGCAAGGACATGGCTGATGTGGAATCTGGCATGATTAAGGAGGGCTTAGCTGGCATTGCCTGGAAAGGAGCCGCATGTATTGTGGCCAGCGGTAACAAACGCTCTTTCAACACTGGCATGGGTGAGGATATGGGCGCTTACTATGTGGGCGTGATGACTGCCGCACATGAAGTAGCACATAATCTTGGCTCTCCTCATGATGGCAAAGATGGGGCTGAAGCTTGTTCGTGGGATGACGGCTACATAATGAGCTACGTTCCAGGTAAATCGAACAAGCTGTTCTTTTCGTCGTGTTCACAGAAACTGATGAAGGACTATATGAGCAGTGACGACGGTTCCTGCCTTCAGACGACCCAAATAGGAGAGAAAATCCCCCTGTCTTCCCAGCTGCCAGGTGAAATCGTCTCCATGGACGAACAGTGCCAAAAGCAAACTGGCAAGTCGGAAGCATATGCGTCGAAATCCGTGTCTGAGGACTCTCTGTGTGTCCAGCTTGTATGTCAGTGGCAGGTGAAGGATGGCTACAGCATCTGGACCTATACCCAGTCGACAGGACGTCCAGCTGCCGAGGGTTCCGCATGCAGGAGTGGCGGTGTGTGTACGAACGGATCCTGCCAATAG
- the LOC125042338 gene encoding venom metalloproteinase antarease-like TtrivMP_A, with product MDTQEYNTNRYTSIYARNPVGDIRIWITMKTAFILISVLAAFGHASVLRSSSVERAPAAVRVSGSRSSLEPLKLTVKAFNEEHKLRLHRAPSPLAAEFKLQTTTRDSQGRVVIEDAPHDSVIPDLYHDPDTGAVVSVDGTKVEGLITPTLAIKANADGTHQAQRQYEAEAGAYNDYLEIPAEVRQYQAQPKNSQSSRGALSVTAELYVIVDSTLAQQLGSNTKVKQYLSVFWNGVNKRFATMSDPKVNLVLSGALIVRDSADETYINDNVLLENYINGENTLSSVSDWLFQKKASLPAYDVAYLMTGKDMADVESGMIKEGLAGIAWKGAACIVASGNKRSFNTGMGEDMGAYYVGVMTAAHEVAHNLGSPHDGKDGAEACSWDDGYIMSYVPGKSNKLFFVFTETDEGLYEQ from the exons ATGGATACACAGGAATacaacacaaacagatacacgtcCATATAC GCCAGAAATCCTGTTGGCGACATTCGGATCTGGATCACCATGAAGACTGCATTCATCCTGATCTCGGTCTTGGCTGCCTTCGGCCATGCCTCGGTGCTTCGAAGCTCCTCAGTGGAGCGAGCGCCAGCCGCTGTCCGTGTGAGCGGAAGCCGATCTTCTCTCGAGCCTCTAAAGCTCACTGTAAAGGCCTTTAACGAGGAGCATAAGCTTCGTCTACATCGTGCCCCCTCGCCCCTAGCTGCGGAATTCAAGCTGCAGACAACCACACGAGACAGCCAAGGACGAGTGGTGATTGAAGACGCACCACATGACTCGGTGATTCCCGATCTGTACCACGACCCCGATACCGGCGCCGTGGTGTCCGTGGACGGTACTAAAGTGGAAGGCCTTATAACGCCCACACTTGCTATCAAAGCAAACGCTGACGGAACTCACCAGGCACAGCGACAGTACGAAGCTGAAGCCGGCGCTTACAACGACTACCTGGAAATTCCCGCCGAAGTCCGCCAGTATCAAGCACAGCCGAAAAACTCTCAAAGTAGCCGAGGTGCCCTTAGTGTCACAGCTGAACTCTACGTAATAGTTGACAGCACCCTCGCTCAACAATTGGGCTCCAACACAAAGGTGAAACAGTACCTGTCCGTGTTCTGGAATGGAGTCAACAAGAGGTTTGCTACCATGAGTGACCCAAAGGTCAATCTGGTTCTGTCTGGAGCTCTCATTGTCCGTGACTCAGCCGACGAGACTTACATAAATGATAATGTCCTTCTGGAAAACTACATCAATGGAGAGAATACCCTTAGCTCAGTCAGCGATTGGCTGTTCCAGAAGAAAGCTTCATTGCCTGCTTATGATGTGGCCTACCTAATGACTGGCAAGGACATGGCTGATGTGGAATCTGGCATGATTAAGGAGGGCTTAGCTGGCATTGCCTGGAAAGGAGCCGCATGTATTGTGGCCAGCGGTAACAAACGCTCTTTCAACACTGGCATGGGTGAGGATATGGGCGCTTACTATGTGGGCGTGATGACTGCCGCACATGAAGTAGCACACAATCTTGGTTCTCCTCATGATGGCAAAGATGGAGCTGAAGCTTGTTCGTGGGATGACGGCTACATAATGAGCTACGTTCCAGGTAAATCCAACAAGCTGTTCTTCGTGTTCACAGAAACTGATGAAGGACTATATGAGCAGTGA